One segment of Setaria viridis chromosome 4, Setaria_viridis_v4.0, whole genome shotgun sequence DNA contains the following:
- the LOC117851707 gene encoding uncharacterized protein has product MAAAPPTGCFKCGRPGHWSRDCPSAPASADPTANPNPSRFAASSSYPTAKPRPPASAAPPPEGDAPQDNNRNKKKKKERTTRPKLTPDLLLSDDGIGFVLRYFPKAFKPRARPGHEVEDLGNLIKLYTDWHSRLIPYYSFEQFVRKVEKVGAGNRVRKCISELRDRVARGGDPTVLHEAPIEEVTPAGEPDGTAAEDAFLGTEDNHAIDPAHGDLMDPPMERNDVDLMQEDLLNETYGKAADEPRIPGGEGSNKEAPEHPAPKETSLKQQEEAGSTKRAKIELTEEQRARMEANRLKALERAAARAR; this is encoded by the exons ATGGCTGCGGCGCCGCCAACCGGCTGCTTCAAGTGCGGCCGCCCGGGCCATTGGTCCCGCGACTGCCcctccgcgcccgcctccgccgacCCAACCGCCAACCCTAACCCCTCCCGCTTCGCCGCCTCCTCTTCCTACCCCACCGCCAAGCCAAGGCCTCCAgcctccgcggcgccgccgcccgagggGGACGCACCGCAGGACAACAACCggaataagaagaagaagaaggagaggacCACGCGCCCCAAGCTCACCCCCGACCTGCTCCTCTCCGACGACGGCATCGGCTTCGTCCTCCGATACTTCCCCAAGGCATTCAAGCCACGCGCCCGACCAGGCCACGAG GTGGAGGACCTTGGTAATCTCATCAAGCTGTACACGGACTGGCACTCTCGCTTGATCCCTTACTACTCATTTGAACAGTTTGTGCGAAAAGTTGAGAAAGTGGGGGCTGGCAACCGTGTTAGG AAATGCATTTCTGAACTGAGGGACAGGGTTGCTAGAGGGGGAGATCCTACAGTGCTGCACgaagcaccaattgaagaagtCACGCCAGCAGGTGAACCTG ATGGAACTGCAGCTGAGGACGCATTTTTAGGTACTGAAGATAACCATGCCATCGACCCAGCGCACGGAGATTTAATGGATCCACCAATGGAGAGGAATGATGTGGATCTGATGCAAGAAGATTTGCTCAATGAAACCTACGGAAAAGCAGCTGAT GAACCCCGAATCCCAGGTGGAGAGGGATCCAACAAAGAGGCCCCAGAGCACCCGGCTCCAAAAGAAACAAGCTTGAAGCAGCAGGAGGAAGCAGGCAGCACCAAGCGGGCGAAAATTGAGCTGACGGAGGAGCAGAGGGCGCGCATGGAGGCCAACAGGCTCAAGGCCTTGGagagagcggcggcgcgggctcgCTAG
- the LOC117852480 gene encoding delta(24)-sterol reductase, whose amino-acid sequence MADVHEPLVRRKRKKVLVDYLVQFRWILVIFVVLPISSLIYFNIYLGDMWSAMKSEKKRQKQHDENVQKVVKRLKQRNPKKDGLVCTARKPWIAVGMRNVDYKRARHFEVDLSAFRNILEIDKERMVAKVEPLVNMGQITRATCPMNLALAVVAELDDLTVGGLINGYGIEGSSHLYGLFSDTVVAMEIVLADGRVVRATKDNEYSDLFYGIPWSQGTLGFLVSAEIKLIPIKEYMKLTYIPVKGNLKEIAQAYADSFAPRDGDPAKVPDFVEGMVYTESEGVMMTGVYASKEEAKKKGNKINCVGWWFKPWFYQHAQTALKRGEFVEYIPTREYYHRHTRCLYWEGKLILPFGDQFWFRFLLGWLMPPKVSLLKATQGEAIRNYYHDNHVIQDMLVPLYKVGDALEFVHREMEVYPLWLCPHRLYKLPVKTMVYPEPGFEHQHRQGDTSYAQMFTDVGVYYAPAAVLRGEEFNGAEAVHRLEQWLIENHSYQPQYAVSELNEKDFWRMFDASHYEHCRRKYGAVGTFMSVYYKSKKGRKTEKEVQEAEAAILEPAYADEA is encoded by the exons ATGGCGGACGTGCATGAACCATTGGTGCGCcgcaagaggaagaaggttTTGGTGGACTATTTGGTGCAGTTCCGATGGATCCTTGTTATCTTTGTGGTCCTTCCGATTTCATCTCTGATCTACTTCAATATCTATCTGGGCGACATGTGGTCTGCCATGAAGTCAGAGAAGAAGCGCCAGAAGCAGCATGATGAGAATGTGCAGAAGGTTGTGAAGCGGCTCAAGCAGAGGAACCCAAAGAAGGATGGCCTTGTTTGCACAGCCAGGAAGCCCTGGATTGCTGTTGGCATGCGCAATGTGGACTACAAGCGTGCCAGGCATTTTGAGGTTGACCTTTCTGCCTTCAGGAATATCCTTGAGATTGACAAAGAGAGGATGGTTGCCAAGGTTGAGCCCCTTGTGAACATGGGTCAGATTACCAGAGCTACCTGCCCCATGAACCTTGCCCTTGCAGTCGTCGCTGAGCTCGACGACCTCACTGTTGGTGGGCTGATCAATGGTTATGGTATTGAGGGTAGCTCTCACCTCTATGGGCTTTTCTCTGACACAGTTGTTGCAATGGAAATTGTCCTTGCAGATGGCCGTGTTGTTAGAGCCACCAAGGATAACGAGTACTCTGACCTTTTCTATGGCATTCCCTGGTCCCAGGGAACACTTGGGTTCCTTGTCTCTGCTGAGATCAAGCTCATTCCCATCAAGGAATACATGAAGCTCACCTACATTCCAGTCAAAGGGAATCTGAAGGAAATCGCGCAGGCCTATGCTGATTCTTTCGCGCCAAGAGACGGTGACCCTGCAAAGGTCCCTGACTTTGTTGAAGGAATGGTGTACACTGAGAGCGAGGGTGTGATGATGACTGGTGTTTATGCTTCAAAAgaagaggcaaagaagaagGGCAACAAGATCAACTGCGTCGGGTGGTGGTTTAAGCCTTGGTTCTACCAGCACGCTCAGACGGCGCTGAAGAGGGGTGAGTTCGTGGAGTACATCCCAACAAGGGAGTACTACCACCGCCACACCAGGTGCCTGTACTGGGAGGGGAAGCTGATCTTGCCGTTCGGTGACCAGTTCTGGTTCAGGTTCCTGCTGGGTTGGCTGATGCCACCAAAGGTGTCTCTGCTGAAGGCGACCCAGGGTGAGGCTATCAGGAACTACTACCATGACAACCACGTGATCCAGGACATGCTGGTGCCGCTGTACAAGGTTGGAGATGCCCTTGAGTTTGTCCACCGCGAGATGGAG GTGTATCCGTTGTGGCTGTGCCCTCACCGTCTGTACAAGCTGCCTGTGAAGACGATGGTGTACCCTGAGCCTGGATTCGAGCACCAGCACAGGCAGGGCGACACGAGCTATGCGCAGATGTTCACGGACGTGGGCGTGTACTACGCCCCCGCTGCTGTGCTAAGGGGTGAGGAGTTCAACGGCGCGGAGGCGGTGCACCGGCTGGAGCAGTGGCTGATCGAGAACCACAGCTACCAGCCTCAGTATGCTGTGTCTGAGCTGAACGAGAAGGACTTCTGGAGGATGTTCGACGCGTCCCACTACGAGCACTGCCGTCGCAAGTATGGGGCGGTGGGGACGTTCATGAGCGTGTACTACAAGTCGAAGAAGGGGCGGAAGACAGAGAAGGAGGtgcaggaggcggaggcggccatCCTGGAGCCAGCCTATGCAGATGAGGCCTAG
- the LOC117852653 gene encoding putative 4-hydroxy-4-methyl-2-oxoglutarate aldolase 2, translating into MAALPLATAEVCDANPHLIMNGELRALHPIFQIYGRRQVFAGPIVTLKVYEDNVLIREFLEEKGHGRVLVVDGGGSMRCAILGGNPVQQAQNNGWAGIVVNGCIRDVDEINGCDIGVRALNSHPMKANKKGIGEKHVPVTIAGTRICDGEWLYADTDGILVSRTELTV; encoded by the coding sequence ATGGCTGCCTTGCCATTGGCCACCGCTGAAGTATGCGATGCTAATCCTCATTTGATTATGAATGGCGAGCTTCGTGCTCTCCATCCCATCTTCCAAATCTACGGAAGGCGCCAAGTTTTTGCTGGTCCTATTGTGACACTGAAGGTCTATGAGGACAATGTTCTGATCCGTGAGTTCCTTGAGGAGAAAGGCCACGGCAGGGTCCTTGTAGTTGATGGTGGTGGGAGCATGCGCTGTGCCATACTGGGTGGCAACCCTGTCCAGCAGGCACAGAACAATGGGTGGGCCGGCATTGTGGTGAACGGCTGCATCAGGGATGTTGATGAGATTAATGGCTGCGACATTGGTGTCCGAGCTCTCAACTCCCACCCCATGAAGGCAAACAAGAAGGGCATTGGTGAGAAGCATGTCCCCGTGACCATTGCGGGAACTAGGATTTGCGACGGGGAGTGGCTCTATGCTGATACGGACGGCATTCTTGTCTCGAGGACAGAATTGACTGTGTAG
- the LOC117852481 gene encoding gibberellin-regulated protein 2: MKKQQQILFLVVVFILMVVLADDDLKQLQVKQQLWSTSRSLLQQAPPKIDCPSACVVRCANNWKNEMCNKMCNVCCNHCSCVPPGTGQDTRHLCPCYDTMVNPHTKKLKCP; encoded by the exons atgaagaagcagcagcagatcctcttcctcgtcgtcgtcttcatcctcATGGTGGTGCTTGCTGATGATGATCTAAAGCAGCTGCAG GTGAAGCAGCAACTCTGGAGCACCAGCAGATCCCTGCTCCAGCAGGCTCCTCCAAAGATAG ACTGCCCGTCGGCGTGCGTGGTGCGGTGCGCCAACAACTGGAAGAACGAGATGTGCAACAAGATGTGCAACGTCTGCTGCAACCACTGCAGCTGCGTGCCCCCGGGCACCGGACAGGACACCCGCCACCTCTGCCCCTGCTACGACACCATGGTCAACCCTCACACCAAGAAGCTCAAGTGCCCCTAA